CTCCATGCAACTTCTATTGCATGTCTTATAGCTCTTTCAACCCTACTTGGAGTTGTGTTAAACTTTTTAGCTATACTTGGGTATAGTTCCTTTGTTACTGCTCCTAATAATTCAACATTGTCTATAACCATTTTTATAGCTTCTCTTAAATATAAATATCCTTTTATATGAGCTGGAACTCCTATTTCGTGTATTATATTTGTTATTTCAGTTTCTATATTTCCTACATTTTTAACGAAATCAGTTTTAGTCATTTTTATATCCATATTATTATTTAATCTTGAATTAGAATCTACTACTGTATTTTTATTTGAAACTAATCCTCTTATTCTATTTATAAATATTACAAAGTCAAAAGGTTTAACTATGTAATAGTCTGCTCCTAAGTTTATTGCACTTTGTGTTATTTTATCTTGACCTACTGCAGATAATACTATTATCTTAGGCATTTTAGGCAAGTTCATAGCATTTAGTTTTTCAATTACCCCTAAACCATCAAGATGTGGCATTATAACATCTAAAACTAATACATCTGGTTGTGTTCTTGAAACTAAATCTAAAGCTTCTATTCCATCCTTTGCAATTCCTAATATTTCAATATCATCCTCATTAGATAAATACTCTCTTAATACTTGACAAAAATCCCTGTTGTCATCTGCTAAAACTATTTTTATTTTTTCGCTCATTAAATTTTTCCCCCCATAGAATTATAAATTTATTTAAATATTTTCTAATTTTTCACTAATAACCTATTCGACATTTAATATTTATATTCCTTCTGTTTATTTTTATTTTTATATATATACTTATATTATCATCTTATCTATAAAAATTCCATATCCTATTTTAGAGTTATCTATAAAAACATGCGTAACAGCCCCAATTATTTTATCATTTTGTATGATAGGTGCTCCACTCATTCCTTGAACTATACCACCAGTATAATTTATCAATCTCTCATCTACTACTTCAATCACCATATCTTTATCATCTTTTTTGTTATTATATTTAATTTTTTTTATGTTTATTTGATATTGTCCGATTTTTCCATCTTTATTTTGAAATAAAATTATCGCTGGTCCAAGCTTTATATCTTTACTGTCACCAACTTCTAACATTTTTTCTTTTCCTTCATTATCATATGTCGTTAAATTGCCACTTATTCCAAAACTGTTATTTTTTTTAAAATTACCTATCGGTTTATCGCCATCAAATTCAGCTTTTATTTGCCCTACATGTTTAACTCTTCCCTTTTCAATCGAAATGTCTTCAGCATTGTATATATTTCCACTCTTAACTTTTATCAATTCATTTGTATCTACATCTTTTATCGGATGTCCTAATGCCGAAAATGTATTGTTTTGCGGATTATAAAATGTCATAGTTCCTATTCCAGAAATTTTATCTCTAATCCAAATTCCAAGTTTATATTCATTGTTTTCTTTTTTAACTGGAATTTGCTTTGATATTAGTTCTCCATCCCTGTCGATTATTATCTCAACTAAATCTTTATTATAGTTATGCAAAACTCTTTTTACATCTTTACTACTATATACATTAATTCCATTTATACTGATTATATTATCTCCAGCTTCCACTCCAGCTATATAATCAACACTCGTATCTTCATTTTCTAATACTAATATTCCATCTGTGTTAGCCCTTATACCTACAACATTTCCAAGTGGAACTAAATATCTTGTTTCTTTTTTATTTTCTGGTTTCGATATTCCCAATATAAATATAGGTATTATTAAGACTAAAGATAAAACTATATATATTTTTTTCATTTTATATCGTCCCTTCATAAATTTATATACATATAGTTCCATTTTTCATTTATTTTTATCCAGTTTAATCTAAATATAATTTTACGCAAAAAAAGCACCTAATTAATTAGGTACTTTTTTTGCAAGTTCTATTATTTCACTAGCATGCTCCATTGTTTTTTCAGTTATATTACTTCCTGCTATAAGTCTTGCTATTTCATCTTTTCTTTGATTATCGTCAAGTCTACTTATAACAGTAAATGTTCGTTCATTAGATGTCTTTTTCTCAATACAATAGTGAGTGTCTGCATTTGCTGCAATTTGAGGTAAATGCGTTATACAAATGATTTGCTTTTTCTTAGCTATCAATGATAATTTTTCTCCAACAATCTGAGCTGCTATACCACTTATACCTGTATCTATTTCATCAAACACAAGAGTATCTATTTCATCTATGTCCGCTAAAATCGTCTTAAACGCTAACATAAATCTAGACATCTCTCCTCCTGATGCTACCTTATATATAGGCTTTATATCTTCACCTAGATTGAATGAAATCATAAATTCTATATCATCTTGTCCTTTTGCATTAAATGTAGATTTACCAAATGAAACTTCAAAAACTACATTTTTCATGTTTAAGCTTTTAAGCTCATACAATAGTTTTTCTTGAAGGTTTCTTGCAACTTCTTTTCTTTTCTGAGTTAATTTTTCAGCTTTAATTACTAAAATGTCTTCTATTTTTTTAAGCTTTAATTTTAACTCTTCAACTTTTTCATCTCTATTTAATATTTCATCTAATCTTTCATTTATTTTATCTTTGTATGCTAAAATTTCTTCTATCGTATCTCCATATTTTCTTCTAAGAGTATTTATTTCATCTACTCTCTGCTCTATTTGTTCTAATTCATAAGGTGAAAAATCAATGTTTTCTTTATAACTTCTAATGTCTCTAGATATATCTTGAAGCTCATACATTATTCGCTCTATTGTATCATTAAAATCATTTAATTTTTCATCATATTGAGCTATGGCACCTAAATCACCTAGTGATTTAGATATAAGATCTACAGAATTTATACTTCCATCATATAAATTTAAATATGCATTATTTAAGTTAGTAAAAATCTTTTCACCATTTCTATAGACGTCTCTTTGTTTTAATAAATCTTCATATTCATTTTCATTTAAGTTTGCTGATTCTATTTCATTTATTTGAAATTTTATCAAGTCTATTTCTCTTTGAATTTGCATATCGTCTTTATTTTCTGTTAGTACATTTAAAGCTTTTTTCACTTCATTGTATTCAATATATGTCTTTTCATAATCACTTTTAGATTCATATAAGAGTTCTTCTCCAAATAAGTCTAAAAAATCAATATGTGTATCTTTATCAAATAAAACTTGATTTTGATGTTGTCCATGTATATCAATTAAGTAGTTAGAAATTTCTTTTAAAAATGATACTTTTACATTTCTTCCATTTATTCTTGATATACTTTTTCCGTCATCAAATATTTCTTTACTTATTATTATTTGATTATCCTCTTCTATATCTATTCCATTTTCTAGTAGCTTCTCTTTAAGCTTTTGATTATTAACATCAAATAAAGCTTCTACTAAACCTTTTTCTGTGCCTTTTCTTAAAAAGGATCTATCATATTTACCACCTAGACACAAACCTAAAGCTCCTATTATTATAGATTTACCTGATCCAGTTTCTCCAGTTAATATGTTTAGATTTTTGTCTATATCTAGCCTTAGTTCCTCTATTAATGCACAGTTTTTCATATATAATTCAAGGATCAATTTAAATCCCCCTCTTTATTACATTAAATTATGTGAATTGTCTACAACTTTATCTATAGTTATTTTAAACTCTTCTTTATTGTATTCATAACCTTCATTAGAGTTTTTTAAATGAATTAAATATTCAATATTTCCTTCAGGTCCTTTTATAGGAGAGTAATCTAATCCTAATATAGTAAACCCGATTTCTGCTGCAAAATCTGCTACTTTTTCTATAACTTCTATATGTGTAGATTTTTCTCTTACTACACCTTTTTTACCAACTTTTTCTCTTCCAGCTTCAAATTGAGGTTTTATTAATGCTACTACTTGTCCACTTGGATCTAATAATTCTTTTGCTTTTGGTAAAACTAATTTAAGTGATATAAAAGAAACATCTATAGATGCAAATTGTCCAAATTCTTTAGTATCTTCTATAGTTACATGTCTTATGTTTGTTCTCTCCATACATACAACTCTCTCATCTTGTCTAAGTTTCCAAGCAAGTTGTCCATACCCCACATCTATTGAAAATACTTTTTTTGCTCCATTTTGAAGCATACAATCTGTAAATCCACCTGTTGATGCTCCTATATCTAAACAAACTTTGTTCTCTAATGTTATATCAAAGTTTTTCATTGCCTTTTCAAGCTTTAGTCCACCTCTACTAACATATGGTATAGGATTCCCTTTTACTTCTATTTTACTTTCCTCTTTAACCTCTGAGCCAGCCTTATCACATCTTTGATTGTCTACAAATACTAGTCCAGCCATTATAGCTTTTTTAGCTCTTTCTCTACTGTCAAAATATCCTTGTTCTACAAGTAATACGTCTATTCTTTTTTTCATATAAATTACCTTTCTATCTTAATAAACTCTCAATTTGTTGAGCTATACCTGAAGGTGAGATTCCACATTGTTCATATAATACGTTAACATCCCCGTGAGGAATAAATTCATCTTTAATTCCAATATTAATAATCTCGTTATCAAGTTTATTGTCTATAATAAATTTGTTTATTCTACTTCCAAATCCACCTGTAAGTACATTGTCTTCTACAGTAACAATATATTTATGATTTTTAGCTAAATCCATTATCAATTTTTCATCTATAGGCTTTAAAAATCTTGCACTAACTAAAGTTGGATTAATACCTGATTTATTTAATATGTCTACTGCTTCAATTGACTGCTTAACCATATTACCTATTGCTAATATAGCAATGTCTTTACCTTCGCTTAATAGCTCATATGTACCAACTTTTATAGGCTTGTACTCACCCTTATCCACAAAGTAACTACTTCCTCTTGGATATCTAATAGCCATAGGTCCTTCTATTTCTAAAGATAAATCCATCATTAGCTCTAGTTCCTTTGTATCTTTAGGAGCCATCACAGTCATGTTAGGTATATTATTTAAATAGCTTAAATCAAATATTCCATGGTGTGTTTCTCCATCATTACCTACAAGTCCCGCTCTATCTATAAGTAAAGTTACATTCTTACTTGTTATAGCAATATCATGTATTATTTGATCATATGCTCTTTGTAAGAAAGATGAGTATACTGCAAAATATGGTTTCATTCCAGCTTTTGCTAGTCCTGAACTAAATGTAACTGCATGTTGTTCTGCAATACCAACGTCATAATATCTGTTTGGGTATATTTCAGAAAACTTATTTAAGCCTGTTCCTGATGGCATAGCAGCTGTTATAGCAACAACATTTTCATCCTTAGTTGCAAGGTCTATTAACTTTTCTCCTACTACTGAAGATATACTCTTTGATGAAGATGGCTTTAATCCAGTTTTTATATCAAATTTAGAAACTCCATGGTATTTATGTGGCTCATCTTCTGCAAACTTGTAGCCTTTACCTTTTTTAGTTATCACATGAAGTAATATTGGTCCATTTTGTTGTTTTGCTTTTTCTAATGTTTTTACTATTTCATCTATGTCATGTCCATCTATAGGCCCTAAGTATGTTATTCCTAAAGAATCAAAAAAAGCACATTCTTGTAATGTAAAGTTTCCTTTTATGCTATCTTTTACTTTGCTCGCCGTTTTAGATAGTATATTGCCTCCAGGAGTAACATTTAATATTTTTTCAACTTCATCTTTAACCTTATTGACAGTTGAGTTTTTTATAATAGATGATAAATGTTTAGACATCCCTCCAACATTTTCATCTATAGACATTTCATTGTCATTTAATATTACTATCATATTCGTATTTATATATCCTATATGGTTAAGAGCCTCTAAAGCCATTCCTCCTGTTATTGATCCATCTCCAATTATAGAAAC
The nucleotide sequence above comes from Paraclostridium bifermentans. Encoded proteins:
- the spo0A gene encoding sporulation transcription factor Spo0A: MSEKIKIVLADDNRDFCQVLREYLSNEDDIEILGIAKDGIEALDLVSRTQPDVLVLDVIMPHLDGLGVIEKLNAMNLPKMPKIIVLSAVGQDKITQSAINLGADYYIVKPFDFVIFINRIRGLVSNKNTVVDSNSRLNNNMDIKMTKTDFVKNVGNIETEITNIIHEIGVPAHIKGYLYLREAIKMVIDNVELLGAVTKELYPSIAKKFNTTPSRVERAIRHAIEVAWSRGKVDTINQLFGYTVHNTKGKPTNSEFIAMIADKLRLEHSMVK
- a CDS encoding SpoIVB peptidase S55 domain-containing protein, with amino-acid sequence MKKIYIVLSLVLIIPIFILGISKPENKKETRYLVPLGNVVGIRANTDGILVLENEDTSVDYIAGVEAGDNIISINGINVYSSKDVKRVLHNYNKDLVEIIIDRDGELISKQIPVKKENNEYKLGIWIRDKISGIGTMTFYNPQNNTFSALGHPIKDVDTNELIKVKSGNIYNAEDISIEKGRVKHVGQIKAEFDGDKPIGNFKKNNSFGISGNLTTYDNEGKEKMLEVGDSKDIKLGPAIILFQNKDGKIGQYQINIKKIKYNNKKDDKDMVIEVVDERLINYTGGIVQGMSGAPIIQNDKIIGAVTHVFIDNSKIGYGIFIDKMII
- the recN gene encoding DNA repair protein RecN, yielding MILELYMKNCALIEELRLDIDKNLNILTGETGSGKSIIIGALGLCLGGKYDRSFLRKGTEKGLVEALFDVNNQKLKEKLLENGIDIEEDNQIIISKEIFDDGKSISRINGRNVKVSFLKEISNYLIDIHGQHQNQVLFDKDTHIDFLDLFGEELLYESKSDYEKTYIEYNEVKKALNVLTENKDDMQIQREIDLIKFQINEIESANLNENEYEDLLKQRDVYRNGEKIFTNLNNAYLNLYDGSINSVDLISKSLGDLGAIAQYDEKLNDFNDTIERIMYELQDISRDIRSYKENIDFSPYELEQIEQRVDEINTLRRKYGDTIEEILAYKDKINERLDEILNRDEKVEELKLKLKKIEDILVIKAEKLTQKRKEVARNLQEKLLYELKSLNMKNVVFEVSFGKSTFNAKGQDDIEFMISFNLGEDIKPIYKVASGGEMSRFMLAFKTILADIDEIDTLVFDEIDTGISGIAAQIVGEKLSLIAKKKQIICITHLPQIAANADTHYCIEKKTSNERTFTVISRLDDNQRKDEIARLIAGSNITEKTMEHASEIIELAKKVPN
- a CDS encoding TlyA family RNA methyltransferase; its protein translation is MKKRIDVLLVEQGYFDSRERAKKAIMAGLVFVDNQRCDKAGSEVKEESKIEVKGNPIPYVSRGGLKLEKAMKNFDITLENKVCLDIGASTGGFTDCMLQNGAKKVFSIDVGYGQLAWKLRQDERVVCMERTNIRHVTIEDTKEFGQFASIDVSFISLKLVLPKAKELLDPSGQVVALIKPQFEAGREKVGKKGVVREKSTHIEVIEKVADFAAEIGFTILGLDYSPIKGPEGNIEYLIHLKNSNEGYEYNKEEFKITIDKVVDNSHNLM
- the dxs gene encoding 1-deoxy-D-xylulose-5-phosphate synthase, yielding MYNYLNNVNSPKDIKKMSTKELDLLAKDIRKFLVRSVSKTGGHLASNLGVVELTLALHKVFDSPKDKFIWDVGHQAYVHKILTGRKDQFDTLRQFNGLSGFPKECESEHDIFDTGHSSTSISVGSGIACARDIKGEDFSVVSIIGDGSITGGMALEALNHIGYINTNMIVILNDNEMSIDENVGGMSKHLSSIIKNSTVNKVKDEVEKILNVTPGGNILSKTASKVKDSIKGNFTLQECAFFDSLGITYLGPIDGHDIDEIVKTLEKAKQQNGPILLHVITKKGKGYKFAEDEPHKYHGVSKFDIKTGLKPSSSKSISSVVGEKLIDLATKDENVVAITAAMPSGTGLNKFSEIYPNRYYDVGIAEQHAVTFSSGLAKAGMKPYFAVYSSFLQRAYDQIIHDIAITSKNVTLLIDRAGLVGNDGETHHGIFDLSYLNNIPNMTVMAPKDTKELELMMDLSLEIEGPMAIRYPRGSSYFVDKGEYKPIKVGTYELLSEGKDIAILAIGNMVKQSIEAVDILNKSGINPTLVSARFLKPIDEKLIMDLAKNHKYIVTVEDNVLTGGFGSRINKFIIDNKLDNEIINIGIKDEFIPHGDVNVLYEQCGISPSGIAQQIESLLR